One Kazachstania africana CBS 2517 chromosome 5, complete genome DNA window includes the following coding sequences:
- the MCR1 gene encoding cytochrome-b5 reductase (similar to Saccharomyces cerevisiae MCR1 (YKL150W); ancestral locus Anc_5.255), whose protein sequence is MLSRLSRPNAKFVPYALGAAAIATAAYLYTTKTNSAILRNEVSKIFKGNGEWIDLTVDKIIQESHDTKRFFFKFPQEDAVSGLTLTSALFTKFTTETGEDIIRPYTPVSDLETKGYIEFVIKHYDDGKMTPHLFNLKPNDHLAFKGPIKKWPWELNSFEEITLLGGGTGITPLYQLIHHVLQNKNEKTKIQLVYANKTSGDVLLKKELNELQEKYPERFKVTYFVDKLDTNEKGDFEVGFISKKFLEQNIAKPNKNTHIFVCGPPPFMEAYSGNKTKPTEQGPLTGILRELGYSEKQVFKY, encoded by the coding sequence ATGCTTTCCAGATTGAGTAGACCAAACGCTAAGTTTGTACCATATGCATTAGGTGCAGCAGCAATTGCCACTGCTGCCTATTTATATACAACGAAGACAAATTCTGCTATTTTGAGAAATGaggtttcaaaaatattcaagGGTAATGGCGAATGGATCGACTTGACCGttgataaaataattcagGAGTCTCATGATACCAAGAGGTTCTTCTTCAAGTTTCCGCAAGAAGACGCCGTCAGCGGGCTAACTTTGACCTCCGCACTTTTCACAAAGTTCACTACTGAAACTGGTGAAGATATTATAAGACCTTATACTCCTGTCAGTGACCTGGAGACAAAGGGTTACATCGAGTTTGTAATTAAACACTACGACGATGGTAAGATGACACCACATCTATTTAATTTGAAGCCAAATGATCATCTTGCTTTTAAGGGTCCTATTAAAAAATGGCCTTGGGAACTAAATTCATTCGAAGAAATTACTCTGTTAGGAGGGGGTACAGGAATAACACCTTTATACCAACTTATCCACCAtgttttacaaaataaaaacGAGAAGACCAAAATTCAACTTGTATATGCGAACAAGACGTCTGGGGATGTGCTCCTGAAGAAGGAATTAAATGAACTCCAAGAAAAATACCCTGAAAGGTTCAAAGTCACATATTTTGTTGACAAATTGGACACTAATGAAAAAGGAGATTTCGAGGTGGGATTTATTAGCAAGAAATTCTTGGAACAAAATATTGCTAAACCAAACAAAAATACTCATATCTTTGTATGTGGTCCTCCACCATTCATGGAAGCATACTCAGGCAACAAGACGAAACCAACGGAACAAGGCCCCTTAACGGGTATTCTGAGGGAGCTGGGCTATAGTGAAAAGCAAGTTTTCAAATACTAG